In the genome of Methanobrevibacter sp., the window CATTAGTGGTAGTTTTGATGTAGTAGCTGAGAAAGTAAAAGATAAACTTGGAGTAGAAACAGTTTATACTAATAGTTTCACAGTCGAAGATGGTAAATTAACTGGTGAAGTGACTGGTCCTTTGGTATCTGGTTCTAAATTAGATGTCTTAAAAGACCATGTTGAAAAAGCAGGGCTTACTTTAGATGAAGTAGTCGCTGTTGGAGATGGCGCTAACGACATTTCCATGATTGAATCAGCAGGTTGCGGAATTGCATTCAATGCAAAAGATTCTGTAAAGGAAATTGCTGATGTAATAGTAGAGGAAAAAGACTTGTGCAATGTCTTAGATGAAATTCTTAATCAATTAACCACTGAAGAAGAAACTGAAACTGTTGACGACGAAGAAGCTGTTGAAGAAGAAGCTGCTGATGAACCTGCAGAAGAAGAAGTAGTTGAAGAAGAAGCTGCTGAAGAAGAAGCTGTGGAAGAGGAAGTAGTTGAAGAAGAGGCTGCTGATGAACCTGCAGAAGAAGAAGCTAAAGATGAAAAAACTGAAGCTAAAAAAGGTAAAAAGGATAAAAAAGAACTTCCTAAATCTGATTTTGTTCTTGCTGACACTATGGAAGGTGTAAGAAAACAAAAAGATGAAAAAGAAGCTGAAATCTCCAAAGTTGCTGATGAAAGAGAAGAATTCAATAAAATAGCTAAGGAACAACGTAAAATACGTGATGAATTGAACGCATCACTAAAAGAAAACTTAAACAAAGCTATTGAATACAGAAACGAGCGTAATGAAATCAACAAAGAAGTTGAAGCTGCTAAAAAGGCTCGTAATGATGCAAATAACAAAATCAAAAGCCTTGAATGGTCTTCAGGTAAACGCGATAAAATCAAAATAGAAAATGAAATCAAAAAGATTGATAAAATCATTGAAACTCGCGTTTTAGACATCAAAAAAGAAAATCAGCTTGTTAAAAATGCAAACGATTTGAGAAAACAGTTAATGGAAATTCATGAAGATGAATCCGTTAAAACTGAAGCTCAAGAACTTAAGAAGTTATCTGAAGAAGAGCATGAAAAAGTTATTACACTTTCCGAAAAAGCTCAAGAAGCTCACGAAAATATGCTTACCTACTTCAGAAAGACTGATGATATTAGGACTGCAGCTGACGAAGCTCATAAAAAATTCATCGAAGCACGTAAAAACGCTTCTGCTAAACATGAAGAATTTAAAGTTATCTTAAGCGACATCCATGTTATCAACAAAAAATTAGGTTCCAACAAGCCTAAAAAGAGGAAAAGTGATAACAAAGGCGGTTCTGGTTCTAACAAAAATCGTGAAGAAAAAGAAAGAGCTGAAGAAATCTTTGCTAAATTCAAACAAGGTGGAAAAGTTTCCACTGAAGAGATCTTACTCTTGCAAAAATACAATATAGGTTAAATTTTTTAACCTTTATTTTTTTTATTTTTAAGGTTATAACATGTCAGAAGAAAAAATTGAAACTTGTTTTATTTGTGGTAAAGAATTTGACATGGCAAAAGCGGAGTTAGGCTATTACAGAAACGGTCAATTTCCTATTTGTGATTTTTGTGCTGATTTTTACCGTTTTTATAATGAAGATTTAACTTCCAAGAATGAATAATCCTTTTTTTAATAATCTTTTCTCATTTTCACTAATCTTCTAAATAGAAATATTTTTATATAATAAATTTTATCATAATAATTTGTAATAATTTAGAGGTTGGAAATATAAATGCATGAAGTAATAATTTGCGAAAAGCCGAGTTCTGCTGAAAAAATAGCTAAAGCATTATCGCCTGGCGCTAAAAAGAAAGTTTATAATAAAAAAGTTAAATATTGGGAACTTACACGTGATTCTAAGGATATTACAGTTGTATCCGGTGTTGGTCATTTGTACTCATTAGTCCCCGAAAAATCCAAAAGATATAAGGTTTCTTTTGACCTTCACTGGGCTCCTTCTCATGAAGTAAATAAAAGCAGCTCATATACTCGCGATTATTTAAGAACCATTAAAAAAGTTGGTAAAAATGCAGACTCATATATTCATGCATGCGATTATGATGTCGAAGGAACCTTGATTGGGTTCAATGCCTTAAAATATGCCTGTGGGGAGGATTCTTTAAGCAAAGCATCAAGAATGAAATTTTCCACATTAACAAAAAAGGATATCATCGACGCTTATGAGAATCGAATTGACATTGACATGCATCAGGTAGATAACGGTATTGCCCGCCATATTCTCGATTATTACTTTGGAATGAATATTTCCATTGCACTTTCCAATTCCGTTAGAAAGACTAAACACAGATTCTTGAAATTATCCGTTGGAAGAGTGCAGACACCAACTTTGTCCATTCTAGTCAAACGTGAAAAGGAGATTAGGGAATTTGTACCTGAACCTTATTGGGTTATCAGAGCTATTTTGGACTTTGAAGGCATTGAAATTAAGCACGTTGCCGGAAATATTTTCGACCGTGAACTGGCTGAAGAGATATTCAACAAGTGCAATGGCAAAGATGCTGTCGTTGATAAGATCAACTTCACCAATTCAAAGACCAGGCCTCCAGTTCCATTTAATTTAAGCGGTCTTCAGGCTGAAGCTTATAGCGTATTTGGATTTTCACCTAAAAGAACTCAGATTGCTGCTCAAAACCTTTATAGTGCAGGTTATACTTCTTACCCACGTACTTCATCTCAAAAATTGCCGGAAAGCCTGGGTTTCGATTCAATATTCAAACAGTTATCCGCCAATCCGGAGTTTAAAAAACACATTTCCAAGCTTCCTTCTAAATTAGTGCCTCATAACGGTAGAAAGGATGATGCTGCCCACCCTCCTATTCACCCAACAGGAATATTGCCTAAGAAATTGAATAGTGATGAGCAGAAGATTTATAGTCTTATCGTTTACAGGTTCATTGCGGTATTTTTCGAATCAGCCAAATTCGAAACCATGAGTGCCACTTTGGATATTGAAGGTGAAAAATTCCGTTTCAAGCGCAGGAGAGTTACTCATAAGGGATGGATGGAACATTATCCGTTCAAAAAGATTGATGATGAAAAATTCCCTGATGTTCAAGAGGGGGATATAATGAGCGTTAAGGAACTTATTTCTGACGAAAAGGAAACCAAACCTCCTGCTCGTTACAATCAGGCTTCTTTAATCAAAGAACTTGAAAAGAAAAATCTCGGAACCAAAGCCACCCGTGCCGATATTATTGATAAGCTGTATGACAGGAAATACATAGACGGAACCAAGATTGAAGTTAACCAATTGGGGGAAAATCTAATAGATACCCTAAATACCTATTGTGATAATTTGACTTCAGAAGAGCTTACAAGGGATTTGGAAAATAAACTTGAAGGCATTAATCAGGATAAGGCCACTAAAGAGAGCGTCATTAACGAAGGAGAAAAGGATGTTAAAGAAATCCTAACAGACATAGACAAGAATGTTAACGGTATCGGATCTAAACTTTACGAAGCTTACCAGGCAAGCAATATTGTTGGCGAGTGTAAGTGCGGAGGAAAACTTGTTAAAAGGTCCGGCCGATATGGGGACTTTGTAGGATGCACCAACTATCCAGATTGTAATGTAACCTATTCCCTTCCAAGAAATGCAAGCATTATCAAAAGCACCTGTGAGAGATGCGGTCTTCCAATGATTATTGCAGGCAAAGGCAAGAACAAGCAGGAAATGTGCCTTGACCCGAATTGCGGTAAGGATAAGACCAAACCTCATGACCCTAAAGTCGTTGGGGAATGTCCAAAATGCGGAAAGGATTTGCTAAAACGTTCAGGCAGATTTGGGGATTTTGTAGGTTGCAGCGGTTTTCCTAAATGTAATTTCACATGCTCTCTGGAAGAACTTGAAAGCAAATTGAAATAATTATTAAAGATATTGGAACTTTAATCCAATATGCATTACTTTTTAATGTTTTTGATTAGGTTATAATATTTTTTCATTGAAAATTATTATCTTTTTTTAATATGTTTGTAATTTTGTATAAAGTCCCATATGCAAAATACTTAATAAGGTTAAAAAATAAAAATATAATCTAATAAAAATATTAGCAAAAATTTTAATATTTTTATTTAATATCGATATTAAATTAAGAAATTTTAATAATTATAGGATTGTTTTTTAAAACAATTTTTCAAATTAACTTAAAATGAGGATTTTTGATGAAAAGAGAAACAATGATGACAGTAGCTAAATCAGTTGTTATTATACTAATTTTATTAGCTGTTGTCTTCGCATTAAAAGCTCCTGCAGCGGATTTAAACATATTCACTGACGAAGCAAGAGGCGAATATGTTGATTCTTCAGGTCTTCCTTATTTCAGTGAAATGGATTCATATTATAACCTGAGGTTGACTGAAGATTATGTAGATCACGGCTATGTAGGGGATGAAAAGATAAACGGTAGTGAGTGGGATATGCATAGGTACGCTCCTACCGGTGATGAGATTAATTACGAACTTGGAATTGTATACGTTACTACGTTCTTCCATGATGTTGCGAATAATTTCTTTGGAGGAGATTATTCTGTAAAAGAAATTGCATTTTGGACTGGAGCCATCATTTCTTCTTTAGCCGTTATTCCGGCATTCATATTTGCCAGAAGACTGACTAATAATTATGGTGCTATTGTAGCTACCCTGCTTATAGTGCTTGCTCCGAACTACTTTGCGCACACATTCCCAGGATTTTTCGATACAGATATGTTTTACTACATATTTTCACTGTTCTTTATATTCTTCTTTATAGAGAGTATACGGGCAAAAAATATCCTGTATAAGGTTTTATTTGCAATTTTATCTATTATTTCAATAGGTTTATTCTCCCAATCATGGACAGGTTATATCTTTTATGTAGGTCTTATGGGAATATTCTCAGTTGTTTACTTAATTGCTTGTTACATCTTTAATGTTGGTGACGACAATCAAGAGGAGTATCCAAATAAACTTCAATGGTTCATACATCAAAAACACCTGCTGTCTATTATTATTCTAGGTGTTATCGGATTCGTCGGCATTGCATTTTTCAAAGGTTTCGACGGAGCAATTGGTATATTTAGTGAATTGCTTAATTTGCTTTCATTGCAATCTGCTTCTCGTGCTGTAAGCGGATTCCCGAACGTACTTGTTTCTGTTGCAGAGATGCAAATGCCATCCATGCTTGGTAGTGGAATGACATCAGCATTTTTAGCTAATACTAACGGTGTTGTAAACGGTATTGGTGGTATTACTATATTATTTGCTGGTTTATCCGTATTGTATGTCTTTGTAAAGAAAACTTTCAAATTTTGGAGAAGTGGAGTCAAATCTACTAGCAGTAATGATAAAAAATTAACAAAAGGCAAAAATAAGTCTTCTAAAAAACCACCAAAAAGCAAAAGGGAATCTTCTGCTAAGAAAATTGATGATAAACTTAAATTTAAAATCAATGTTGGTGACATTGGATTCGGTTCCACTGATGAACTTTTATCATCAAAACGCTTAACTGTATTGTATACTTGTCTGTTTGTTGTTTGGGTAGTTATTACAATTCTTGCTGTAACTAGAGGTTCAAGGTTCATTACAACAATCGTATTGCCATTTGGACTTTTAGCTGGTATATTTACCGGTTTCGCAATCGATTATATTAAGAATAAATTAAGCAATGACAAATGGATAGCTGCATTGTTCTTCATTTTTGGATTTTTGGCTGCAGTTCCAGTAGCCCAAATAAATATGATGTTTGGTATCTTATTGTTCTTGGCCATTGCAGCATTTGGAATAATTTCAGTATATGGCATCAAATCCAATTCAGCAACTATAAAGATGCCTGTTAAAAAGTACGTGCTTATTGTGGCATTAATACTCGCATTATTATCTCCAACTGTTTGTGGTGCTTTTATCACTTCCGAAACAGTTGTTCCAGGTACCAGCGATTCAATGTGGAATGCTATGAAATGGGTGGGCGAAAATACTGATGAAGATACTGTAATCACATCCTGGTGGGACTTCGGTTACCTCTTTGAGATTGCTGCTGATAGACAAGTAACATTCGATGGAGGTTCTCAGTCAGGTGAACGTGCATTCTGGCTGGGTCAGGCGATGACGACGGATAATCTGGAATTGTCCGCAGGTATCTTTAGAATGTTGGATTCAACAGGTACTCAGGCTACTGCAGCGTTAGTTAATTATACTAACGATACAGGTAAGGCTACTGATATCCTAATTGACATTTTACCTAGAACATCTGAGGATGCTAAGAACACTTTGATGAATAACTATAGTTTGACTGCCGAGCAGGCAGATGATGTAGTACAGTACACTCACCCTGCTGAAGTGCGTCCTGTTATATTTGTAGCGTCTGCGGATATGCTTCAAAAAGCAGGTTGGTGGAGTTACTTCGGTGCTTGGGACTTCGAGAACCAATCATCTGAAAACTATAATTACTACATACCTCAATCAGGTTCAGCAAACATTACTCCTGGAAATTCAGGTAAAGTGCTTTTATTTGAAGACCAAGGTATGACTATCAATGCAGTCATTGATAGGAAAGACAATAATACCACTGGATACACCGAAGCGGTATACACCGAAACCGGTGAACAAATATATGTCAATGATACTCCGTACAACCCATTGAACATTTCAAATATACTCGTAATCGAAGACGGATATATTGTGAAAAACGAATCTGTAGGAGATGTTGAAAATGCCAACTATACATTATTCGTGATGGGTTACGGCAATGACTACACACCTATCTTAATCAGTAACGAATTGGTTAATTCGATGTTTACCAGATTGTACCTGTTAGGTGGTGCCGGTCAGGACATCTTTGAAAATGTTCACATGGAAAACGGTGTGATGCTGTTCAACGTAAACTTTGACAACACTGTTGCCGGTGGATCCACTGGATAGACAAAATACTTAGATTAGGTCTGCCTAATCTAAACTTTTTTTTTATTTTTTTTAAATTAATATGGTGATTTGATGGGGATAGAGGAGAAAATAAAAGACATTGAAGAGGAAATTCAAAAGACACCATATAATAAAGCAACTTCACACCACATAGGTAAACTTAAAGCTAAATTATCTAAACTAAAGGAAGAATCACTTCAAAGAAGCAGTGGTGGGTCTAAAGGACAAGGTTTTCATGTAAAAAAATCTGGTGATGCTACCGTTGTGCTTGTAGGTTTTCCTTCCGTTGGTAAATCCACTCTATTAAATAACATTACAAATGCTGAAAGTAAGGTTGGAGCTTATCAGTTTACTACTTTAGATATTGTCCCCGGAGTGATGGAGCATAAAAATGCTAAGATTCAAGTTTTCGATATTCCTGGAATTATTACCGGTGCAAGCAGCGGTAAAGGAAGGGGTAAAGAAATATTGTCTGTTGCAAGAACTGCAGATTTAATTTTAGTGGTGTTGGATACATTCAATCCCCAACATGTTAATGTAATTTTAAAAGAACTGAGAGCTATTGGTATCAGGCCAAAT includes:
- the serB gene encoding phosphoserine phosphatase SerB is translated as MIKLVVFDLDNVIIDGEAIDEIGKLANVEDDIAEITEKAMQGEIDFETSIKDRVQLLEGTSIEDIEKVADDLPLMAGAEKTINCLKEKDVDVAIISGSFDVVAEKVKDKLGVETVYTNSFTVEDGKLTGEVTGPLVSGSKLDVLKDHVEKAGLTLDEVVAVGDGANDISMIESAGCGIAFNAKDSVKEIADVIVEEKDLCNVLDEILNQLTTEEETETVDDEEAVEEEAADEPAEEEVVEEEAAEEEAVEEEVVEEEAADEPAEEEAKDEKTEAKKGKKDKKELPKSDFVLADTMEGVRKQKDEKEAEISKVADEREEFNKIAKEQRKIRDELNASLKENLNKAIEYRNERNEINKEVEAAKKARNDANNKIKSLEWSSGKRDKIKIENEIKKIDKIIETRVLDIKKENQLVKNANDLRKQLMEIHEDESVKTEAQELKKLSEEEHEKVITLSEKAQEAHENMLTYFRKTDDIRTAADEAHKKFIEARKNASAKHEEFKVILSDIHVINKKLGSNKPKKRKSDNKGGSGSNKNREEKERAEEIFAKFKQGGKVSTEEILLLQKYNIG
- a CDS encoding STT3 domain-containing protein, with product MKRETMMTVAKSVVIILILLAVVFALKAPAADLNIFTDEARGEYVDSSGLPYFSEMDSYYNLRLTEDYVDHGYVGDEKINGSEWDMHRYAPTGDEINYELGIVYVTTFFHDVANNFFGGDYSVKEIAFWTGAIISSLAVIPAFIFARRLTNNYGAIVATLLIVLAPNYFAHTFPGFFDTDMFYYIFSLFFIFFFIESIRAKNILYKVLFAILSIISIGLFSQSWTGYIFYVGLMGIFSVVYLIACYIFNVGDDNQEEYPNKLQWFIHQKHLLSIIILGVIGFVGIAFFKGFDGAIGIFSELLNLLSLQSASRAVSGFPNVLVSVAEMQMPSMLGSGMTSAFLANTNGVVNGIGGITILFAGLSVLYVFVKKTFKFWRSGVKSTSSNDKKLTKGKNKSSKKPPKSKRESSAKKIDDKLKFKINVGDIGFGSTDELLSSKRLTVLYTCLFVVWVVITILAVTRGSRFITTIVLPFGLLAGIFTGFAIDYIKNKLSNDKWIAALFFIFGFLAAVPVAQINMMFGILLFLAIAAFGIISVYGIKSNSATIKMPVKKYVLIVALILALLSPTVCGAFITSETVVPGTSDSMWNAMKWVGENTDEDTVITSWWDFGYLFEIAADRQVTFDGGSQSGERAFWLGQAMTTDNLELSAGIFRMLDSTGTQATAALVNYTNDTGKATDILIDILPRTSEDAKNTLMNNYSLTAEQADDVVQYTHPAEVRPVIFVASADMLQKAGWWSYFGAWDFENQSSENYNYYIPQSGSANITPGNSGKVLLFEDQGMTINAVIDRKDNNTTGYTEAVYTETGEQIYVNDTPYNPLNISNILVIEDGYIVKNESVGDVENANYTLFVMGYGNDYTPILISNELVNSMFTRLYLLGGAGQDIFENVHMENGVMLFNVNFDNTVAGGSTG
- the topA gene encoding DNA topoisomerase I, which translates into the protein MHEVIICEKPSSAEKIAKALSPGAKKKVYNKKVKYWELTRDSKDITVVSGVGHLYSLVPEKSKRYKVSFDLHWAPSHEVNKSSSYTRDYLRTIKKVGKNADSYIHACDYDVEGTLIGFNALKYACGEDSLSKASRMKFSTLTKKDIIDAYENRIDIDMHQVDNGIARHILDYYFGMNISIALSNSVRKTKHRFLKLSVGRVQTPTLSILVKREKEIREFVPEPYWVIRAILDFEGIEIKHVAGNIFDRELAEEIFNKCNGKDAVVDKINFTNSKTRPPVPFNLSGLQAEAYSVFGFSPKRTQIAAQNLYSAGYTSYPRTSSQKLPESLGFDSIFKQLSANPEFKKHISKLPSKLVPHNGRKDDAAHPPIHPTGILPKKLNSDEQKIYSLIVYRFIAVFFESAKFETMSATLDIEGEKFRFKRRRVTHKGWMEHYPFKKIDDEKFPDVQEGDIMSVKELISDEKETKPPARYNQASLIKELEKKNLGTKATRADIIDKLYDRKYIDGTKIEVNQLGENLIDTLNTYCDNLTSEELTRDLENKLEGINQDKATKESVINEGEKDVKEILTDIDKNVNGIGSKLYEAYQASNIVGECKCGGKLVKRSGRYGDFVGCTNYPDCNVTYSLPRNASIIKSTCERCGLPMIIAGKGKNKQEMCLDPNCGKDKTKPHDPKVVGECPKCGKDLLKRSGRFGDFVGCSGFPKCNFTCSLEELESKLK